The Candidatus Stygibacter australis genome contains a region encoding:
- a CDS encoding T9SS type A sorting domain-containing protein: AGVSGGYYNDSIYLGSVTLADNTSTYGVGGIYVENTDDVTLEVVNCIIWDNDGTPQVPTGTDIEITYSDVEGLNTGTGNINTDPEFELSFSYPLEYYSPCINKGNDDSDYDDPDGSVADMGWNPYEHDIYKWAASASSRVYIWKCFPNLPLDHSSYTENEGWDIDVDEAWENWNPDPTGLNSWYKDATAVNGTYINQVWTWTPNTYQVCSYKGYKIQRTGTGFPVMFSRGLLCEADVELVTTTTGEDWLGYFLPSTQKVLDAFPSDVADDAIKIWTQDWCISRSTTSDPWTGTPASCTLHYMDAVMITTVDNDYRFEWETPAREEELGYRPVAEHFTFVDEIDYQPVYVYFEADNLPQEVAVYVNDVCKGAQVVEDTISQICAYILEEDEGEEIEFAFWYDDRSEIERCNSYLVFNEDSGEYEQQSLLTGTPGIHYEVSFKGGYEEVIPVDHNLLCYPNPFNPELTISFNLEETRLVKLDVYNIRGQKVKSLAAETFRPDDYNIVWKGDDNAGNKVSSGVYYIRLQVGEEIVNRKVILMK; the protein is encoded by the coding sequence GGCTGGAGTTTCAGGTGGTTATTATAATGATTCCATCTATCTTGGCAGCGTTACTTTAGCAGATAATACTTCCACTTATGGTGTTGGAGGTATTTATGTGGAGAATACCGATGATGTCACTCTGGAAGTAGTAAATTGCATTATCTGGGACAATGATGGGACACCGCAAGTGCCCACTGGAACGGATATTGAGATCACCTACAGTGATGTAGAAGGATTAAATACAGGTACTGGTAATATCAATACTGATCCTGAATTTGAACTATCATTTTCTTATCCACTGGAATATTATAGTCCTTGTATAAATAAAGGTAATGATGACAGCGATTATGATGATCCTGATGGTTCTGTGGCTGATATGGGCTGGAACCCTTATGAACATGATATATATAAATGGGCAGCCAGTGCCAGCTCACGAGTATATATATGGAAATGCTTCCCAAACTTGCCTCTTGATCATAGTAGCTATACTGAAAACGAAGGATGGGATATTGATGTGGATGAAGCATGGGAGAACTGGAATCCTGATCCTACTGGATTAAATTCATGGTATAAAGATGCTACTGCTGTTAATGGGACATATATAAATCAAGTTTGGACATGGACTCCAAATACATACCAGGTTTGCAGTTATAAAGGATATAAAATACAGCGAACCGGGACTGGATTTCCGGTGATGTTTTCCAGAGGATTACTTTGTGAAGCTGATGTTGAGTTAGTTACTACTACGACAGGTGAAGACTGGTTAGGCTACTTTTTACCATCTACTCAGAAAGTTCTGGATGCCTTCCCCAGTGATGTAGCAGATGATGCCATTAAAATCTGGACACAAGACTGGTGCATCAGTAGAAGCACAACCAGCGATCCCTGGACAGGTACTCCTGCTTCCTGTACCTTGCATTATATGGATGCCGTAATGATAACCACGGTTGACAATGATTACAGATTTGAATGGGAAACTCCTGCGCGAGAAGAGGAACTCGGTTACCGTCCGGTAGCAGAGCATTTTACTTTTGTGGATGAGATAGATTATCAGCCTGTATATGTGTATTTTGAGGCAGATAATCTGCCGCAGGAAGTGGCAGTATATGTGAATGATGTCTGCAAGGGTGCACAGGTAGTGGAAGATACAATCAGTCAGATCTGTGCTTATATCCTGGAAGAAGATGAGGGTGAAGAAATAGAATTTGCCTTCTGGTATGATGATCGCAGTGAGATCGAGCGCTGTAACAGCTATCTGGTATTTAATGAAGATAGCGGGGAATATGAGCAGCAAAGTTTACTGACCGGTACTCCGGGAATACATTATGAGGTATCCTTTAAAGGCGGATATGAAGAAGTCATTCCAGTAGATCATAATCTGCTTTGCTATCCTAATCCATTCAATCCGGAACTGACCATTTCATTTAATCTGGAAGAAACTCGTTTGGTAAAGCTGGATGTGTATAATATCAGAGGCCAGAAAGTGAAAAGTCTGGCTGCTGAGACCTTCCGACCAGATGACTATAATATAGTCTGGAAGGGAGATGATAATGCCGGCAATAAGGTGAGTAGCGGAGTGTATTACATCAGATTGCAGGTAGGAGAAGAAATAGTAAACCGGAAAGTGATATTGATGAAATAA